DNA from Triplophysa dalaica isolate WHDGS20190420 chromosome 9, ASM1584641v1, whole genome shotgun sequence:
TACATATCTCCATACAACTACATAAATTGGTATCTCCTCTATGTCCTTAATGCAAAAACAGTACTGGTACACTCTTTCGTTGTCTTTGGGAATTCTCTATGATCTCTGACTTTTGGAACCATGTTTGTAATAAACCACGCAATGTGATATGTACAAGCAAAAGGTTACAGCTACCCCCACTCATTTGTCTAATGGATATATTGCCATCTTCATTTCTGGAATTGGCGGGTGTTTTATAAACTTTACTAATGCTAGGTAGTAAGCTGATTATAAATAAGTGGGTTGGCATTGATCCTCTCCAGATTAAAGACTGGCCCTGATAAAATAAACGATTATCCTAGAAAAAATTGTatgcatgtttaaatgtaaatcttaaTCGTTTTGTAAATTGTGGGCTAGTCCTTTGTTATGACTTGGTATTGATTGCAAGATCACTACGTATCCTTAAATCATACTAGATAAGATGACGCATCCTTGTGAGAGTATACAGTGCTTGGGGTTTTTTTTCCTCTGTGCTTCTACAGCCATGTTCATGTGTCACTTCTCATGTTGTTCCCTTGAAAATccaataaaatgataaaaatcttGCAATCAGCTAAAACAATAAGCAACGCCATAAGAGTGACTACGCAAAGTTCTCAATGTCCTTATGCATGATTTTGTCTGTGGAAGGATAAAACCAAAACTcacaaaaaagttgttttagGCAAACTACTTTgcctatttgtttttttgtggacGCAAATCTATGCCATGCAGACGAATTTAAACGTTTTATATAAATTGTGCCTTCGACTGATAGGACAAGTTCAATTCAAGGCTGACGTCACAAATCAAAGGAAAGTGTCTGCAGCACTGACACTAAACTACTAAAAATAGTTCTGACACAAACAATAGCAAACAACTGTTAATAAACATTCATACATTTGAAACTTGTGTACATAGCGTACAACTCCACATACTATAGCATGCGTTTTAAATAACAGTATCAAAAGTCACCGCATCATTCATTCACCCGCAAAAATGTTCACGCAACGTAACCCCGCAGCTTCCTCAAAACCAAGTGAGTCACCTTTCTCGACTCCTATTCCACACCGCATTAACACACTATCCAGGTAGGAAGTTCATTGGGTTTGAACACAGCCAAAGTCACACTCACCAGATTCAACACCGTCTCCACTATATCTCTGTTTCCCACCTCTCCGACTTGAATGAGACCGGCGAGCACTGCGAATTTCATCTTGATATTCCGTATCGGAACCGACGGGTTTATCACCCCAGCCGGCAGGACCACCGATCCGGAGCAAGACATCCTCATCGTGTCGCCGGTACCGGAGCAGGACGCGGCGGCGGATCCGTGCTGCCTGTGACCGGAGGCAGGCTCTCTGTCGAACGGCGTGGCCACCGGCGGAACACTCGCCATGTATCTGGTTTAAACGCAGCGCTGTGTCATCGAGGACTGggagtgtttttaataaaaccaagttAAATTGTATATTTGAACCGGGTAAAGGGGGAGAGATGTCCACCGGCTGCAGTAGGATAAGTCCAAATGCATGAGACAGGTTGACAGTACACGGGAGTCTACGGACCGTACGGGGCTCCGGGCTGGTTTGTGTTTAGTGATGTAGTATGTGGGTTTGCATTACCCAGCTGGGTGTACTGATCAAGTGTTTGGCATGCTGGGAAAACGCCCCCTATGCTCAGCAGTGAATCCTTGGCTGCAGTTTGCATACTGTTCCTGCACCTATGGATTGAAAGCATTGGATCCCTACAGATCAGACGGGTacagatagatagaaagatatagataaattgattaaatataaatgcaatgtCTCCACGCTgtcttgtgtgttgtgtaggcTATGTATTTGTAGGACAAGATTTTGCTCTTTTGAAAAAATCAAACCAGCAAATGTGCAGCAGAAAAACCttattatattgcattcttATGTTCATATAGTTCAAGTGATTGTACTACCAGCGCAAAAGGTGCTGTGTTTGATCCCCAGGTAACACATTGGTGCTGTGTGTAGAATTTATGAgaatttattgacagaaatgcaatatactaTATGTCTCACATAATaatgcattatgtttttattactttagaatgagctatttctatctacatacaccacgggtccccttgtTTCTACAATAGCACTAGGATAAACTGCTCCACAGAGTGCGTTTGGTCAATACGTAGgtaatctccttcggcaaagaaatgAGAATATGACCACAACTTAgatctgtgtcagccaccatagtgattcgaaagggaggggtgagagggagccattggttgcaattcaaaaCCTCACCACTAGGTGTTTAATACACTGATTAATTTTCCATTTTAATGTCACTAtgattgtcatcatttatctttTGTTTGGTTGCTTTAGATTTATTCTCGAGTTTCAATAAACACAACTGATCTACTAAACCAAAACACAGAGTTTAAATCTAAACTAGCAAATACTTATTGTGAGATGTGGATATAAaggtgtatttaaaaaaaaacaataaatactgaCACGCGACAGGAAGATGAAATTTCCTTTTCATAGACAAatactgacatctagtggacaGAAGATCTCACTAACAAAAGAGGTACAAAGAAATTAAAGTTTCAATAACATGatctgcaaaaaaatattttctttttggctAATGTAACGAATGCCTCTTTTTTCAAACCCACTTTACCACCTGTCATAAAGAGACCACATTGtttaatacattattataaCAAATGCACATACATCATTTTGAAAGACTAAAATAGACTTTAACTTTTCGAGCACACTGGCTCTTCAGCAGGCAACgtttttctataaaatatatatatatctttttagAGCTTTGGTGTGGCGACTTTCATATGTTTTTCTGATCTGTTTCAGTGcgagtaattttatttttaatgtgataataataataataacagattGATTGAGCTTTTAGGAACATTTCTAGGAACAATTTATGACTGACAATGGAAATAAAACCGACAGCagtcaaattaatattaattcattcttacatactttaattaaaaatctttgtctatttttaattaaagttatcCAGTAATATAAGCAGGTCTGAGAAAATCAAACCCAAGTCATTTTGTTCATTCTTTTACATGCGAACGTAAATACCTGAATATTAGACCCATTCTTAGACAAAcattacaacaaaaacacaaagcaaagtAAACCCAGCTTACAATTGAGTTACATTTTGTACCATATGAATTACACTGATATCTGTGCAAAAGATATCAACACATGTATGCAAAATGTGTGTACTACAtgagcatttaaatatataatgtatatataatctATACAAGTTGGTTGTATgtccacacatacacacaaacaaacacatacatggaCATGTGGTTCATGCATGTGCAAATATagctttctttattttaatttaataaaatgcatgCTTCCCAGAAGCACTTAAGAGCTTAGGCATCCTATACATTGTATAAGATCAtgtacgtttaaaaaaatacaataattatcatacaaataataataataattaaaataagatATCAGAAATCAACAAAATGAAGGTACACTGGTACGTTGATGATTTTCCCACTTGGGTTTATATACCCATACAAGACCCACTGTGCAAAAGTCAAGTATTTTTTGAGTCAGAACTCGAGGGATCTGAGATCTCAAATCTCCAGGCAGAGATCTGTCATATTCCTCAAGTAAGAGTAATAATGCGGCTCATATTTTGGTCTCTGGACCCTCTGCCTGGATCGGCTGGAAGGAGTTGCGGATACGGGCGGCTTGGGCTGCGCAAAGATGTCCAAAAGCTTTATTATACCATTCTGGGGTTCTCcctctgaaaaaaaaatgcagaaaactGATATTAGAGACAAAAATATCACAGCGGTACTATGGCACACTGCCGGTATGATACTATggaatttttaaatgtactataGTATGTTATCTTTACTGATCAGTTCTGTATActaaggttattttagtttactaaaattaaaactttgaaaaggtTTCTGTTTATTGCAATCAAACAAAATATTGGgcgaaaaaattaaatgttgcctcagaaataagctgacaataaaattataattataaacaaaaaatataataaattccTTTTATATAGAaacgtaaaaaaataataaattataaaatgtcaaaaccATATaacaaaatggcaaaaaaattgATAAACCTAAAAATATTCCATAGTACCGTAGTATTACCATCAGGTCTAATAtatatgttaattttatatacatatatattttattaatataatttatttatatttaattgtatattaatcgtactaaattaaaactactcaacagttattatTTCTTTGCGGAGGTCAAATTGGAAGTTAAGGTTCGGGCAcataacttttgtttatgttgttgctaaaACCATCTATATGGTACAGTAAAGTGTGTACTAGCAAGTTATATATACTCACTTCAGATCAAGTCTACAAATGTGGGTAAGTCTGGATTTGCCAGAGCCACAGGGCTCTAGTAGGTAGTTAGATTCCATCACTATAGCTCTGACGCCCCCTACAGGCGGACAGTTCTCATGTTCAATAGACACAGACACCAGAGAGCATGTCCCCCGCGGCAGATCTGTCCTCCACGACCTAACCACAAACATATTCAAATTGTTATAAACACAATGTGGACAACAAAGTAATCTGTGATCTGACAAATTTAACGTTTCACTCTAAAAATGTGCTCACAGCACAAAATAATCCAAAAACAAACCAATCTATCTCTCCTAAATGAATACAAACCTAAAATATCGAATcgtttattataattttttaaacatcaaacgCAGAATCACATCAGTCCCGGTGTAAACCAACTCACCTGAGCACCAAAAAGTCTCTGCTGGGGTGAGGAGGCATGGAGTTGAGCACATACTGAAACACTTCCGTCTGCCTGTCCAGAACCTCACACACTTTCCAGTTCGTCAGATCCACGTCCCACAGGTGGCGCTCCCGCAGAACCCGATTCAAAACCACCGATGGAGGGGCTTCCACCTCGACCGCCACCCGCCACCGTCGCAGCGGGTTCCCGTCGCCCACCTTCGGAAGCACGAGAGCTGTTACAAGTGTGGAAACTCACAGCGCAACGTGTTTTAAAGCATCACTGATGTAATACTCATATCATGAGGTGTTCATTCTCACCTTCTTGTATGAGAGTTCAGTATTGCCTGTGCTCTGACAGGACACCCAGCCTTTGGCTCTCTCTCTGGCTTTTTTGAGGAGACCCTGAAGTCTGGCTTCCATGAAGGCGGACCAGGAGCCCTCATCTTCTCCGTCTTCGTCCTGCTGTTGTTTGCAGAGTTCCACTATCGTCGGAGCCTGAAGCTCCGCCTCCACGTAGGAGTTCCTCGATTGTGTCACCATTTCGTgtggaatctgagggtgaatGCAAATAATGCACGTGTCATACACGAGAAACATTTCAATTGAAGTTAGCTAAATGtgacaaatgtttcatttgggAGATTTCGTGTTTCACCTCAAACAGGTGGTTGCACTCTGTGATCATGTGTGCGAGGCCTTGTGTGGCCGCCAGGTTTTCATTCAGGTCCTTCTGGTCTGGTCTTCCAGTGGCAATCTTCCTTTGCATCTGCATAGCTCTGtatgcatttaattttttatttaatcacattttaataACAGTAGAAACTATAAACAGGTTTCAGATTTTTGTGCCATTTTACCTTGGTGTCAGATTTTCCTTCTTCAAGATATTGAGATGAAAGAGCGAAGGTGCCAAACACACTGCAATGTTCATGGGTGTCATCTGGTTCTCCTGCAcagaggaagtgacatcactcAGGAAGCAGAGGAGAGTTTGCAGGACCTCCCGGTTTTCATCTGACATCAGCATGATGGCCGCCTGCACGGCCTGTAAGCGCTGCTCTTTGGGCACATCTAAAGACAGAGCGAGTGATGAGAGGAAGTCTGTATTTCTCTTCCTGAATGCATCAGATAGATGTAGATTAGAAGAAAAGCTCCTTACATTGATAAATATGGAGGAAGGTTTCACCCAGTTTACTGGTCAACAGAGGCTCAGGCAGATCTCGGAAGAACTGTTTCACCATATCGGCCACGTCGTACGCAGACTGGTCCTCGTAGTTAACATCGTCCGGAGAATTTTCATTCATCTGTCGGAGGGCCTGGATGCGAGACTTCACACCCGACTTGCGAAAAAGACCCACCTGGgtatcacaatttttttattgaagttgaataataaaaaagatctaTTAAATGTgaaccaaaaatgttaaataaatatacataaatggatataaattaaatatatacatgcaattaaattaaatgtaataatgcattttaattaaacgtataaatacatttaaattaaatgtataaatgcatttaaattaaatctataaatgcattttaattaaatatttaaatgcattttaattaaatatatgaatgcatttaaatcgagtatataaattcatttaattaaatataaaataatataaatcaaatatataaataaatatataacatttaatacattttaaattctaaGAAGTATacaatataaacttttttttttaattatgtattaaaaacaaaagcaattacaatttatttaagacgacttcctttgtttaaaatcatAGCATATTgagattctgtcatttttttctttttttttattcgcTGACATAAACAGTTAAGGTTGGCGGACCTGGTCGAGGCACTGACTCCTGAGGTAGCGTAAAGCCTGCTGCACACCGAGAGGTAGGGGTTGACCGAATCGCTGTACATGTACAATCAGtggaacaccaaacacattctTATCCTTATAGTCTGGAACCTTCATCCTCTTCATAAACTTTGGCACAGACCTGAGAGACAAAGCACAAGGTCAATAATCTCAATGGTCTCAATAATAAAACTAGATACTTTTATGCAATAACCCCAGTGACCACTAGAGGGAGCATGAATTTAGCTTTACTGTCACAACCTCAATGAGGTCATAGGATCTGATGATGTGACAAATTTTCCAGCCAGTATTGGCTCCTTACCAGGTCCAGCCGTGTTTGTTTGACATGGAGTACTTCTCCATGATGGCAGTGAGGCGGAGTAAGGAAAACTTCTGCAGCAGGCTGAGCTGAGCTGCCGACTGACTGGTGATTTGCAGACAGGCAACCGAACGGCTGAGGCGGTTGGAAATCTGGAAGCTGGGCCATCGCAAACTAAACACAGTGCAGGGAAATATATCAAACACTGAGGGAGAATTCGAACCCAACCAACTTAACTGATTTTACGACTACACAGCTAAAAAAAGATgagatttcattcatttaatccttgaaaaacattttaaaataatttaacacaCTGCATAGCGTTAGCTTAAAAAGTACATTGCGAATATATCTGcaatatttagtcatttatgtaaatgtagtaATTGAATAGGGCTGTAAGATAtatcaaaatgaacaaaatatgaaaatgagcaCACTGCAATTGTTCGCAACaactaaatgatttaaatacttaaaatatttaagtatagcCAAAGATAAGATGCTTtcgtttttaaataataaataatcaagtaaataataaacaataccttgaatactatataaataaatccataGTATTTATCATGGATaagtattatatatattatttataaatacataaactaaaatatacatttatattatatttataacttattatttcagaaatatatatatgttggtGAATTTATTGTGGATATTTAAACTGATTTTAACGAAGAATGTCGTATTGGATCTTGCGTATCACATTATTTAGAAAGTTaccacatttttaatcaatttaatggagtttgcataaaataaataaatggaagtATTTCCTGTTGGTCTCTGTTAATATTGATAGTTTattgatatattatttatatactaaaaatgtttaactgaATTTTTACTAATATAGTCATAAGTCCGTGTATCGATAAAactttgcatttgtaaatgtgtggACACAAGCTTATAAAATCATACCGGTTTGGTCTGGTCAGTGAAGCTCCTACCCCAgagtctctcctctctctcatGCCTGTGGATTCGGTTTCATTAAGCGATAccccgtctctctctccgtcACTGGAGGTGGCCTGACCCTCCAGCACTGAATGTCCCTCAAAGTCCAGTATGATCTGACTGGACGACTGCAGGTCTCCCTGTCTCCCGCCATCAAGATCGACTCGCTCCTGCCCTGCGCTTTCACTGTTAGGCAGTACGTTCTTAGACCAATGATCCACGATCTGCTGAAGCCCACTAACATGCTGTAAAATATCATCCAGATGTGGGAACAGGTCTTCCTTTTCTAAGTCTATGAGGTCACCGGTGCTGGCATAGAGGTGTGAGCCGGGTACGTTGTCATAAATGCTGATCCGACTGCCTCTGGTGCAGCATTGGGTGATGGGGCGAGGTTCTTTGACGCTGGTTGGACGTCGGACATTCGAGTCTACGCTTGCGGGGTGCCAGTTGATGGAGGTTTCCATTGAGGGTGCGAGACTTTCTATGGACAGAGCTTTAGGAAACGTTCCAGGTTTGTGGTCTTCGGGAATGTGTACCACTAGGTCCTCGTAAGAGCGGAACTCGTTGCGACGGTTCTGCTCCGCCACCCGTTTACCCTGGATGTCACTGGAGAACACATCCAGGTCCTCGAGGTACATCCCGCTGCGCTTGTGATCCGCCCTGTGGACGCTGCGTTCCTTAAGGTTCGGTGTACTGACAGTACTCCCGCTAGATTGACTCCCGCTCCCCTCGCTACTTGACTGCGAGGTCAATCCCATACCGGACGTTATCTCTGTCGATCGTCCGTCTCTGTTGATGATCTCCACACAGTGGAGAGTTGTCACCGCCTGGGGTTCCTGTTGGAGAACCGGGGCGCTTATAACAAGACTCCTGTTCCCCAGGCCGCCCATTGCTCCACGTAACTGCAACGACTCCATTTGGCGTAAGAATTCTTTCGCTCGCGTACGTCCTCGCTTTGCATGCTTCGTGGGGAGAGAGCCATAGCCCGAGAGATCTGGAGAGAGGGAGGCCATGCTGAGTGGTGTGCGGTCTGGCATCGCA
Protein-coding regions in this window:
- the stard13b gene encoding stAR-related lipid transfer protein 13 isoform X1; this encodes MYRKLPRAESTECLGNMTPETQDIYLRMDHHRRRSGYRLGRIIARQQLLKRIAAEIEAKEACDWLRAAGFPQYAQLFEDSQFPIDISPVKKDHDFLDKDLVEPLCRRLNTLNKCASMKLDVNLPKKKSEDSDEDDLFAISDKWTFEWTSRRWSRLQDIDCLLRGVENRTPAENSALRTTTSSESVLTDLSEPEVSSLHSESSAGSGSIRTHSADELEGSHRTCSDSAAMPDRTPLSMASLSPDLSGYGSLPTKHAKRGRTRAKEFLRQMESLQLRGAMGGLGNRSLVISAPVLQQEPQAVTTLHCVEIINRDGRSTEITSGMGLTSQSSSEGSGSQSSGSTVSTPNLKERSVHRADHKRSGMYLEDLDVFSSDIQGKRVAEQNRRNEFRSYEDLVVHIPEDHKPGTFPKALSIESLAPSMETSINWHPASVDSNVRRPTSVKEPRPITQCCTRGSRISIYDNVPGSHLYASTGDLIDLEKEDLFPHLDDILQHVSGLQQIVDHWSKNVLPNSESAGQERVDLDGGRQGDLQSSSQIILDFEGHSVLEGQATSSDGERDGVSLNETESTGMRERRDSGVGASLTRPNRLRWPSFQISNRLSRSVACLQITSQSAAQLSLLQKFSLLRLTAIMEKYSMSNKHGWTWSVPKFMKRMKVPDYKDKNVFGVPLIVHVQRFGQPLPLGVQQALRYLRSQCLDQVGLFRKSGVKSRIQALRQMNENSPDDVNYEDQSAYDVADMVKQFFRDLPEPLLTSKLGETFLHIYQYVPKEQRLQAVQAAIMLMSDENREVLQTLLCFLSDVTSSVQENQMTPMNIAVCLAPSLFHLNILKKENLTPRAMQMQRKIATGRPDQKDLNENLAATQGLAHMITECNHLFEIPHEMVTQSRNSYVEAELQAPTIVELCKQQQDEDGEDEGSWSAFMEARLQGLLKKARERAKGWVSCQSTGNTELSYKKVGDGNPLRRWRVAVEVEAPPSVVLNRVLRERHLWDVDLTNWKVCEVLDRQTEVFQYVLNSMPPHPSRDFLVLRSWRTDLPRGTCSLVSVSIEHENCPPVGGVRAIVMESNYLLEPCGSGKSRLTHICRLDLKGRTPEWYNKAFGHLCAAQAARIRNSFQPIQAEGPETKI
- the stard13b gene encoding stAR-related lipid transfer protein 13 isoform X2, whose translation is MARRTDPRERNGHERLNKAGTASYLGRSHSKKMEMSIKKRSGAAEIEAKEACDWLRAAGFPQYAQLFEDSQFPIDISPVKKDHDFLDKDLVEPLCRRLNTLNKCASMKLDVNLPKKKSEDSDEDDLFAISDKWTFEWTSRRWSRLQDIDCLLRGVENRTPAENSALRTTTSSESVLTDLSEPEVSSLHSESSAGSGSIRTHSADELEGSHRTCSDSAAMPDRTPLSMASLSPDLSGYGSLPTKHAKRGRTRAKEFLRQMESLQLRGAMGGLGNRSLVISAPVLQQEPQAVTTLHCVEIINRDGRSTEITSGMGLTSQSSSEGSGSQSSGSTVSTPNLKERSVHRADHKRSGMYLEDLDVFSSDIQGKRVAEQNRRNEFRSYEDLVVHIPEDHKPGTFPKALSIESLAPSMETSINWHPASVDSNVRRPTSVKEPRPITQCCTRGSRISIYDNVPGSHLYASTGDLIDLEKEDLFPHLDDILQHVSGLQQIVDHWSKNVLPNSESAGQERVDLDGGRQGDLQSSSQIILDFEGHSVLEGQATSSDGERDGVSLNETESTGMRERRDSGVGASLTRPNRLRWPSFQISNRLSRSVACLQITSQSAAQLSLLQKFSLLRLTAIMEKYSMSNKHGWTWSVPKFMKRMKVPDYKDKNVFGVPLIVHVQRFGQPLPLGVQQALRYLRSQCLDQVGLFRKSGVKSRIQALRQMNENSPDDVNYEDQSAYDVADMVKQFFRDLPEPLLTSKLGETFLHIYQYVPKEQRLQAVQAAIMLMSDENREVLQTLLCFLSDVTSSVQENQMTPMNIAVCLAPSLFHLNILKKENLTPRAMQMQRKIATGRPDQKDLNENLAATQGLAHMITECNHLFEIPHEMVTQSRNSYVEAELQAPTIVELCKQQQDEDGEDEGSWSAFMEARLQGLLKKARERAKGWVSCQSTGNTELSYKKVGDGNPLRRWRVAVEVEAPPSVVLNRVLRERHLWDVDLTNWKVCEVLDRQTEVFQYVLNSMPPHPSRDFLVLRSWRTDLPRGTCSLVSVSIEHENCPPVGGVRAIVMESNYLLEPCGSGKSRLTHICRLDLKGRTPEWYNKAFGHLCAAQAARIRNSFQPIQAEGPETKI
- the stard13b gene encoding stAR-related lipid transfer protein 13 isoform X3 codes for the protein MTARRKSLRLKLRRSISEQLRESTSKAWDLLWKSVRERRLAEIEAKEACDWLRAAGFPQYAQLFEDSQFPIDISPVKKDHDFLDKDLVEPLCRRLNTLNKCASMKLDVNLPKKKSEDSDEDDLFAISDKWTFEWTSRRWSRLQDIDCLLRGVENRTPAENSALRTTTSSESVLTDLSEPEVSSLHSESSAGSGSIRTHSADELEGSHRTCSDSAAMPDRTPLSMASLSPDLSGYGSLPTKHAKRGRTRAKEFLRQMESLQLRGAMGGLGNRSLVISAPVLQQEPQAVTTLHCVEIINRDGRSTEITSGMGLTSQSSSEGSGSQSSGSTVSTPNLKERSVHRADHKRSGMYLEDLDVFSSDIQGKRVAEQNRRNEFRSYEDLVVHIPEDHKPGTFPKALSIESLAPSMETSINWHPASVDSNVRRPTSVKEPRPITQCCTRGSRISIYDNVPGSHLYASTGDLIDLEKEDLFPHLDDILQHVSGLQQIVDHWSKNVLPNSESAGQERVDLDGGRQGDLQSSSQIILDFEGHSVLEGQATSSDGERDGVSLNETESTGMRERRDSGVGASLTRPNRLRWPSFQISNRLSRSVACLQITSQSAAQLSLLQKFSLLRLTAIMEKYSMSNKHGWTWSVPKFMKRMKVPDYKDKNVFGVPLIVHVQRFGQPLPLGVQQALRYLRSQCLDQVGLFRKSGVKSRIQALRQMNENSPDDVNYEDQSAYDVADMVKQFFRDLPEPLLTSKLGETFLHIYQYVPKEQRLQAVQAAIMLMSDENREVLQTLLCFLSDVTSSVQENQMTPMNIAVCLAPSLFHLNILKKENLTPRAMQMQRKIATGRPDQKDLNENLAATQGLAHMITECNHLFEIPHEMVTQSRNSYVEAELQAPTIVELCKQQQDEDGEDEGSWSAFMEARLQGLLKKARERAKGWVSCQSTGNTELSYKKVGDGNPLRRWRVAVEVEAPPSVVLNRVLRERHLWDVDLTNWKVCEVLDRQTEVFQYVLNSMPPHPSRDFLVLRSWRTDLPRGTCSLVSVSIEHENCPPVGGVRAIVMESNYLLEPCGSGKSRLTHICRLDLKGRTPEWYNKAFGHLCAAQAARIRNSFQPIQAEGPETKI
- the stard13b gene encoding stAR-related lipid transfer protein 13 isoform X4; translation: MKVSQIEAKEACDWLRAAGFPQYAQLFEDSQFPIDISPVKKDHDFLDKDLVEPLCRRLNTLNKCASMKLDVNLPKKKSEDSDEDDLFAISDKWTFEWTSRRWSRLQDIDCLLRGVENRTPAENSALRTTTSSESVLTDLSEPEVSSLHSESSAGSGSIRTHSADELEGSHRTCSDSAAMPDRTPLSMASLSPDLSGYGSLPTKHAKRGRTRAKEFLRQMESLQLRGAMGGLGNRSLVISAPVLQQEPQAVTTLHCVEIINRDGRSTEITSGMGLTSQSSSEGSGSQSSGSTVSTPNLKERSVHRADHKRSGMYLEDLDVFSSDIQGKRVAEQNRRNEFRSYEDLVVHIPEDHKPGTFPKALSIESLAPSMETSINWHPASVDSNVRRPTSVKEPRPITQCCTRGSRISIYDNVPGSHLYASTGDLIDLEKEDLFPHLDDILQHVSGLQQIVDHWSKNVLPNSESAGQERVDLDGGRQGDLQSSSQIILDFEGHSVLEGQATSSDGERDGVSLNETESTGMRERRDSGVGASLTRPNRLRWPSFQISNRLSRSVACLQITSQSAAQLSLLQKFSLLRLTAIMEKYSMSNKHGWTWSVPKFMKRMKVPDYKDKNVFGVPLIVHVQRFGQPLPLGVQQALRYLRSQCLDQVGLFRKSGVKSRIQALRQMNENSPDDVNYEDQSAYDVADMVKQFFRDLPEPLLTSKLGETFLHIYQYVPKEQRLQAVQAAIMLMSDENREVLQTLLCFLSDVTSSVQENQMTPMNIAVCLAPSLFHLNILKKENLTPRAMQMQRKIATGRPDQKDLNENLAATQGLAHMITECNHLFEIPHEMVTQSRNSYVEAELQAPTIVELCKQQQDEDGEDEGSWSAFMEARLQGLLKKARERAKGWVSCQSTGNTELSYKKVGDGNPLRRWRVAVEVEAPPSVVLNRVLRERHLWDVDLTNWKVCEVLDRQTEVFQYVLNSMPPHPSRDFLVLRSWRTDLPRGTCSLVSVSIEHENCPPVGGVRAIVMESNYLLEPCGSGKSRLTHICRLDLKGRTPEWYNKAFGHLCAAQAARIRNSFQPIQAEGPETKI
- the stard13b gene encoding stAR-related lipid transfer protein 13 isoform X5 translates to MEIEAKEACDWLRAAGFPQYAQLFEDSQFPIDISPVKKDHDFLDKDLVEPLCRRLNTLNKCASMKLDVNLPKKKSEDSDEDDLFAISDKWTFEWTSRRWSRLQDIDCLLRGVENRTPAENSALRTTTSSESVLTDLSEPEVSSLHSESSAGSGSIRTHSADELEGSHRTCSDSAAMPDRTPLSMASLSPDLSGYGSLPTKHAKRGRTRAKEFLRQMESLQLRGAMGGLGNRSLVISAPVLQQEPQAVTTLHCVEIINRDGRSTEITSGMGLTSQSSSEGSGSQSSGSTVSTPNLKERSVHRADHKRSGMYLEDLDVFSSDIQGKRVAEQNRRNEFRSYEDLVVHIPEDHKPGTFPKALSIESLAPSMETSINWHPASVDSNVRRPTSVKEPRPITQCCTRGSRISIYDNVPGSHLYASTGDLIDLEKEDLFPHLDDILQHVSGLQQIVDHWSKNVLPNSESAGQERVDLDGGRQGDLQSSSQIILDFEGHSVLEGQATSSDGERDGVSLNETESTGMRERRDSGVGASLTRPNRLRWPSFQISNRLSRSVACLQITSQSAAQLSLLQKFSLLRLTAIMEKYSMSNKHGWTWSVPKFMKRMKVPDYKDKNVFGVPLIVHVQRFGQPLPLGVQQALRYLRSQCLDQVGLFRKSGVKSRIQALRQMNENSPDDVNYEDQSAYDVADMVKQFFRDLPEPLLTSKLGETFLHIYQYVPKEQRLQAVQAAIMLMSDENREVLQTLLCFLSDVTSSVQENQMTPMNIAVCLAPSLFHLNILKKENLTPRAMQMQRKIATGRPDQKDLNENLAATQGLAHMITECNHLFEIPHEMVTQSRNSYVEAELQAPTIVELCKQQQDEDGEDEGSWSAFMEARLQGLLKKARERAKGWVSCQSTGNTELSYKKVGDGNPLRRWRVAVEVEAPPSVVLNRVLRERHLWDVDLTNWKVCEVLDRQTEVFQYVLNSMPPHPSRDFLVLRSWRTDLPRGTCSLVSVSIEHENCPPVGGVRAIVMESNYLLEPCGSGKSRLTHICRLDLKGRTPEWYNKAFGHLCAAQAARIRNSFQPIQAEGPETKI